From the genome of Pelobacter propionicus DSM 2379, one region includes:
- a CDS encoding HAMP domain-containing protein — protein sequence MLKCRPSLIVSIMAFLGGLLVLTWLLFSLLAFKTAANDLYAQKSEHARMLLAAFASQLPDSVPTFPDKIIAPDSSASIYARILFEEDAFTRLTLLDGNGKPIFSAGREGGDVFLPFAGLPAKAEGSFVRSDGSGIAHIMNVSRAGVPVAKAGLLISLEPEKTRLSRTKQLLVAYFILDFILLLGLGAFVLSRIVVNPINRLLTATERITGGQYGQKLPVSGSSEFARLAQAFNQMSSALLNKERQVAEQLTALEKANLELRQARELAFRS from the coding sequence ATGCTCAAATGCCGCCCGAGCCTGATCGTATCAATCATGGCCTTCCTGGGGGGGCTTCTGGTATTGACCTGGCTGCTCTTCAGCCTGCTGGCCTTTAAGACCGCGGCAAACGACCTGTATGCCCAGAAGAGTGAGCATGCCCGCATGTTGCTGGCGGCGTTTGCGAGCCAACTCCCCGACTCCGTTCCCACTTTCCCCGACAAGATCATTGCTCCCGACTCATCCGCGTCCATCTACGCCCGGATACTGTTCGAGGAAGACGCCTTCACCCGCCTGACGCTGCTGGACGGAAACGGCAAACCGATCTTCAGCGCCGGCCGCGAGGGAGGCGATGTGTTCCTGCCCTTCGCCGGTCTTCCCGCCAAAGCTGAGGGGAGTTTTGTACGCAGCGACGGGAGCGGCATTGCGCACATCATGAACGTATCGCGCGCAGGAGTGCCGGTGGCCAAGGCCGGCCTGCTGATATCGCTGGAGCCTGAAAAAACCCGCCTCTCGCGTACGAAGCAGTTGCTGGTCGCCTATTTTATCTTGGATTTCATCCTGCTGCTTGGCCTGGGTGCTTTCGTCCTCTCCCGCATCGTCGTCAATCCCATAAACCGGCTGCTGACCGCGACCGAAAGGATTACCGGTGGCCAGTACGGCCAGAAGCTGCCGGTTTCGGGCAGCTCCGAATTTGCCCGGCTGGCCCAGGCGTTCAACCAGATGTCGAGCGCCCTACTGAACAAGGAACGCCAGGTCGCCGAACAGCTGACCGCCCTTGAAAAGGCCAATCTGGAACTGCGCCAGGCACGTGAACTGGCCTTCCGTTCGTAG
- a CDS encoding sigma-54-dependent transcriptional regulator, with protein MTAQKHILIIDDEENLRHMLSVMLSRQGYRADCAANGVEGLAALRGTVYDFILCDIRMPEMDGKAFLQAALRDQVGSPIIMMSAYGTVDTAVECMKLGAYDYISKPFKKDEIVMVLRKAEERERLKDENSRLRAAAAGRFNHGGIISRTARMEEIFGKIRKVAGLKTTVLILGESGTGKELVARAVHCNGGRASKSFVAVNCGAIPENLLESELFGHVRGAFTNATGDKAGLFEQADGGTLFLDEIGEMSLALQVKLLRVLQEEEIRRVGATVSSKIDVRIVSATSRDLEADIQTGRFREDLYFRLNVFCLRLPPLRERVEDIPLLVEHFLRSALRDRDPGQMRIEPDAMRSLMSYVWPGNIRELENAIEHAAIVCEDGSITNACLPPAVRSVGAPWPLMEHDEELSIKKAEAAMERELIRKALARTGGNRTHAAKILEISHRSLLYKLKEYGID; from the coding sequence ATGACCGCGCAGAAACACATTCTGATTATCGACGACGAGGAGAACCTGCGCCACATGCTGTCGGTCATGCTCTCCCGCCAGGGGTATCGGGCTGACTGCGCGGCGAACGGTGTCGAGGGGCTGGCAGCCCTGCGCGGCACGGTCTATGACTTTATCCTCTGTGACATCCGCATGCCGGAGATGGATGGCAAGGCATTCCTTCAAGCGGCGCTGCGCGACCAGGTCGGGTCGCCCATCATCATGATGTCGGCCTATGGGACGGTGGATACGGCGGTGGAGTGCATGAAACTGGGCGCCTATGACTATATCTCCAAGCCGTTCAAGAAGGATGAGATCGTCATGGTGCTGAGGAAGGCCGAAGAGAGGGAACGCTTGAAGGATGAGAACAGCCGTCTGCGGGCCGCTGCCGCCGGACGATTCAATCATGGCGGCATTATCAGCCGCACTGCCAGGATGGAGGAGATATTCGGCAAGATACGCAAGGTTGCCGGCCTGAAAACGACCGTTCTGATTCTGGGGGAGTCCGGCACCGGCAAGGAACTGGTGGCCCGGGCCGTGCATTGCAATGGCGGGCGCGCTTCCAAGTCCTTCGTGGCGGTGAATTGCGGGGCAATCCCGGAGAACCTGCTGGAGAGCGAGCTGTTCGGCCACGTACGGGGAGCCTTCACCAATGCTACTGGCGACAAGGCCGGTCTCTTTGAGCAGGCGGATGGTGGAACGCTCTTTTTGGACGAAATCGGCGAGATGTCACTGGCGCTTCAGGTGAAACTCCTGCGGGTGCTGCAGGAGGAGGAGATCCGCAGGGTGGGGGCCACCGTCTCCAGCAAGATAGACGTGCGCATCGTGTCGGCCACCTCCCGAGACCTGGAGGCGGACATTCAGACGGGACGCTTCCGTGAGGATCTCTACTTCCGCTTGAACGTCTTCTGTCTTCGTCTTCCCCCGCTGCGGGAGCGCGTGGAGGATATTCCGCTGCTGGTGGAGCATTTCCTGAGATCCGCGCTGCGCGATCGCGACCCCGGGCAAATGCGCATCGAACCGGACGCCATGCGCAGCCTCATGTCCTATGTCTGGCCGGGCAACATCCGCGAATTGGAGAATGCCATCGAACATGCCGCCATCGTCTGCGAGGACGGCAGCATTACCAACGCCTGTCTCCCGCCGGCAGTCAGATCTGTGGGAGCGCCGTGGCCGCTGATGGAGCATGATGAGGAGCTCTCTATAAAGAAGGCCGAAGCGGCCATGGAGCGCGAGTTAATCAGGAAGGCCCTGGCCAGGACCGGCGGTAACCGCACCCATGCTGCGAAGATTCTCGAGATCAGCCATCGCTCCCTGCTCTACAAGCTCAAGGAATACGGCATCGACTAG
- a CDS encoding DsbC family protein, with product MLKTSAIILVLTLTISLPSPVLAKTGHGGQCASCHTLTEKEATELIKSFGGTVSSVKHSPAKGLFELMVERDGQKGLLFMDYGKKHLIQGMVFDREKLEPAPAHKAEFPRPKQKAPLDVRTIPTAGAVIIGNPEGKKKLYVFTDPDCPYCRKGHEELKKLARIAPDLAIYVVLYPLPMHPDSFDKCRAIVEAGSVDILDRVFEGKPVPKPKGEVSRKHIEGNISFANTNGISGTPTLVMPDGRIEVGMGDAETMKKMLSSER from the coding sequence ATGCTCAAGACATCAGCCATTATTCTCGTTCTCACCCTGACCATCTCCCTGCCCTCCCCGGTCCTGGCCAAAACTGGCCATGGCGGCCAGTGCGCCTCCTGCCATACCCTTACCGAAAAAGAAGCTACGGAACTGATCAAGAGTTTTGGCGGAACTGTTTCCTCGGTCAAGCATTCCCCAGCCAAGGGACTCTTTGAACTGATGGTGGAACGGGATGGCCAGAAGGGGCTGCTCTTCATGGACTACGGCAAAAAGCACCTGATCCAGGGGATGGTGTTCGATCGGGAGAAGCTCGAACCGGCTCCTGCGCATAAGGCCGAGTTCCCGCGCCCCAAACAGAAGGCTCCTCTGGACGTGCGCACCATTCCCACGGCTGGCGCCGTGATCATTGGCAACCCGGAGGGGAAGAAGAAGCTGTACGTATTCACCGATCCCGACTGCCCCTACTGCAGAAAGGGGCATGAGGAACTGAAGAAGCTTGCCAGAATTGCGCCGGACCTGGCCATTTACGTCGTGCTTTACCCATTGCCCATGCACCCCGACTCGTTCGACAAGTGCCGCGCCATTGTGGAAGCCGGGAGCGTTGATATACTTGACAGGGTCTTTGAGGGCAAACCGGTTCCCAAGCCGAAGGGTGAGGTCAGCAGAAAGCACATCGAAGGGAATATCTCATTCGCCAATACCAACGGTATCTCGGGAACTCCCACCCTGGTCATGCCCGACGGCAGGATCGAGGTCGGCATGGGTGACGCGGAGACGATGAAGAAGATGCTCTCGTCGGAACGCTGA
- a CDS encoding Ig-like domain-containing protein yields MRRLFLQVALLTFLLCIGLRITSAEAYYVSSTTPADDPSYLAPVAVDTVIEFVFSSDVYWSQIYNNNKLRITLRQKNTTANLLSPSDFKRWSSFLGSWVDPDFGFKYGVKYRAYPSANLLPDTEYELVFSKNIKDAAGNTLGTSDTIIHFKTAAATPPAATIIDNDPTNGATNIALNLSEITVRFNQQVDSTEGGSTSILNSSNFSVSPAVSGTYSYDSGAAQGKLTLSSALSASTTYTVTVNNVKDANGQTVVGQPYTWTFTTRSSDTTRPTASVVTPTATTSIPVSQDFIIQFSEAMDPASITAANLYISGVTGTVTYDSINNRATLTTSSSLGYGTDYTLTVSTSVRDLSLNTMLNPLTFAFTTVQFTTPAAMNDYCQIPPFISGGSVKPNVLLMVDNSGSMNEFAYKNKGYGDSNYDTSYDSSKSYYGYFDTAYMYQYDTSASGHFKIDTSKTMNRESFWSGNFLNWLTMRRVDVVRKVLVGGKITPRSLANANYALIHDGPDRDYYKRYGNNYYIVDDGKIYSCGTTANCSKKDATTYNGKVYVGENPPEEGLVVKMWDKINFGIMFFNVGNRLEDSQNSVRDGGYPAVDLGSTGTNLITQVENTDPETWTPLGETFFEATRYFMATDSAYNGGTYSGKDPIEHSCQKNFVLILTDGEATKDRNLPGGNWGTPITDSHFNVKTWMDKIADNEGSTSQWNVSPNTSEGSYYLEGAAYWAHMTDLRSDTLGKSNISSNQNITTYAVYAFDDSNLGRDLLQKTCKYGGFDDSDGTGKPDQQSKWDSDANGVPDTYYEAQDGSKLEGELLAALLDILTRVSSGTAASILNNSEGSGASLLQAVFYPKKAFESGTEVSWIGEMQNLWYYLDPYLQLSTIRVDTESDYKLNLKDDNIAQFYFDGDKTRVRLLKDVKGDGTQLTLVGASYDPDDTTNVKSLWRAGRLLWSRDLVSDNRTIFTHTGVSTLDVLENTANESTHLANFASSVLKDDTTIQGYLQAANATEADKIISYVRGIDQSGYRSRTAIIAGASGTWRLGDIVSSTPKIQGNVALNAYSQSTPTGYNDSSYKKFAQSNDYKNRGMAYVGANDGMLHTFRMGVLKELTDPCRVTSPSADCAADKSQLNDYTVDSSGANSNTRADASDKLGREEWTFIPRQMLPYLKYLADPDYSHLFYVDGAQLIVDVATNKPATYDTSKYPNCGTNYWECPKQTVFSNDVSGDTTNNLDTSNTSWRTVLIGGTGLGGASRNRGGTGLCTGGGSDCVKTPVADLGYSGYYALDITNPQAPKYLWEFPGNTTAVGNLGFATTGPVIIRVGDKNQNGRWFAVFASGPTGPIETITHQFLGRSDQNLKLFVVDIATGALVRTIDTGITNAFAGSVSNSAIDNDRNSSTKSGFYQDDAAYIGYVQKVDASNWTRGGVIRLVTRESVDPSTWSTSTVIADDPTSSTINIGPVTTAITKLQDRVNKKQWLYFGSGRYFFKNATQVDDGDTQRRLFGVTEPWYNGTTQKIDPTMTGSLSFSDLDDQTTSPSSALASGKKGWYINLDTSALNDGYSSERVITDPVASTSGVVYFTTFRPTSDVCGYGGGSYIWAVGYATGTSAPGNAMKGKLLVQVSTGAFAEISMSSGFTAKDNRRTTDMIQGVPPKAQGLSILANPKPIKKIIHYQEK; encoded by the coding sequence ATGAGGCGGTTATTTCTGCAGGTTGCCCTGCTGACGTTTCTGCTGTGCATTGGACTGCGCATCACCAGTGCAGAAGCCTATTACGTGTCATCGACTACTCCCGCGGACGACCCTTCCTATCTCGCGCCGGTTGCAGTGGATACGGTGATAGAGTTCGTTTTTTCCAGTGACGTTTACTGGAGCCAAATCTATAACAATAATAAACTGCGCATAACTCTGCGTCAGAAGAATACGACGGCGAACCTGCTCAGCCCCTCGGATTTTAAACGCTGGTCATCGTTTCTGGGCAGCTGGGTTGATCCCGATTTTGGGTTCAAATACGGAGTTAAGTACCGAGCATACCCATCGGCTAATCTGTTGCCTGATACGGAATACGAACTGGTCTTTTCAAAGAACATAAAGGATGCCGCTGGCAATACGCTTGGTACATCAGATACCATTATTCATTTCAAGACAGCCGCTGCCACTCCACCCGCAGCAACCATCATCGACAACGATCCCACCAATGGCGCCACCAACATTGCCCTGAATCTTTCGGAGATCACGGTCCGCTTCAACCAGCAAGTTGACTCAACAGAGGGAGGAAGCACTTCCATACTCAATTCGTCCAACTTCTCCGTTTCCCCTGCGGTGAGCGGTACCTATTCCTACGACTCCGGCGCGGCCCAGGGTAAGCTGACTCTATCTTCGGCACTTTCCGCCAGCACCACCTACACGGTGACGGTCAATAACGTGAAAGATGCCAACGGTCAGACGGTTGTCGGTCAGCCCTACACCTGGACATTTACCACCCGCTCCAGTGACACCACCAGGCCGACCGCCAGCGTGGTTACCCCCACGGCTACAACCTCCATTCCCGTCAGTCAGGATTTCATCATCCAGTTCAGCGAGGCCATGGACCCGGCCAGCATCACCGCTGCTAATCTATATATTTCTGGCGTGACCGGTACGGTCACGTACGACAGCATCAACAACAGGGCCACCCTGACGACCAGTTCTTCTCTCGGTTATGGTACGGACTACACCCTGACCGTTTCCACTTCCGTCAGGGACCTGTCCCTGAACACCATGCTCAACCCACTGACATTTGCGTTCACAACTGTGCAGTTCACGACACCGGCGGCCATGAACGATTACTGCCAGATTCCCCCCTTCATCTCCGGTGGATCGGTCAAGCCGAACGTACTGCTCATGGTGGACAATTCCGGCAGCATGAACGAGTTCGCCTACAAGAATAAGGGGTACGGCGACAGCAACTACGACACCAGCTATGACAGCTCCAAGAGCTACTACGGCTATTTTGACACAGCCTACATGTACCAGTACGATACCTCCGCCAGTGGCCACTTCAAGATCGATACGTCCAAGACCATGAACAGGGAAAGCTTCTGGTCCGGCAACTTCCTGAACTGGCTGACCATGCGCCGGGTGGATGTGGTCCGCAAGGTGCTGGTTGGGGGCAAGATCACTCCCCGCTCCCTTGCCAATGCCAACTACGCCCTGATTCATGACGGTCCCGACCGGGATTACTACAAGCGGTATGGCAACAATTACTACATTGTCGACGACGGCAAAATCTACTCCTGCGGCACCACTGCTAACTGTTCAAAAAAGGATGCAACTACCTACAACGGTAAGGTTTACGTGGGCGAAAACCCTCCGGAGGAGGGGCTTGTCGTCAAGATGTGGGACAAGATCAACTTCGGGATCATGTTCTTTAATGTCGGTAACAGGCTCGAGGACAGCCAGAATAGCGTCCGCGACGGCGGCTATCCGGCGGTGGATCTGGGCTCCACCGGAACCAACTTGATAACCCAGGTGGAGAATACCGATCCGGAAACCTGGACCCCTCTAGGAGAGACCTTCTTCGAGGCGACCCGCTACTTCATGGCTACCGACAGCGCCTACAACGGTGGCACCTACAGCGGCAAAGACCCCATCGAGCACAGTTGTCAGAAGAACTTCGTCCTGATCCTGACCGACGGCGAAGCGACCAAAGACCGGAACCTGCCGGGCGGCAACTGGGGAACACCCATCACCGATTCGCATTTCAACGTGAAGACCTGGATGGACAAGATTGCCGATAACGAAGGTTCTACCAGCCAGTGGAACGTGTCGCCCAATACTAGCGAGGGATCGTACTACCTGGAAGGGGCTGCCTACTGGGCGCACATGACCGACCTGCGCAGCGATACTCTGGGAAAGAGCAACATAAGCTCGAATCAGAACATCACCACCTATGCCGTGTACGCCTTCGATGATTCTAACCTGGGGCGCGACCTGCTGCAGAAGACCTGCAAGTATGGCGGCTTCGATGACTCGGACGGAACCGGCAAGCCGGACCAGCAGTCCAAGTGGGACAGTGACGCTAACGGCGTGCCGGACACATACTACGAAGCCCAAGATGGCAGCAAGCTGGAAGGGGAATTGCTGGCCGCTCTGCTGGATATCCTGACCCGCGTTTCATCGGGAACGGCAGCATCCATCCTCAACAACAGCGAGGGGAGCGGCGCCAGCCTTCTGCAGGCGGTCTTCTACCCCAAAAAGGCTTTTGAGAGCGGCACCGAGGTGAGCTGGATCGGCGAGATGCAGAATCTGTGGTACTACCTCGATCCCTATCTGCAGCTCAGCACGATCCGCGTGGATACGGAAAGCGACTACAAGCTGAACCTGAAGGATGACAATATCGCCCAGTTCTATTTCGACGGTGACAAGACCCGGGTCAGGTTGCTGAAGGATGTCAAGGGGGACGGAACACAGCTGACCCTTGTTGGTGCATCCTACGACCCCGACGACACCACCAATGTCAAGAGCCTGTGGCGGGCCGGTCGCTTGCTCTGGAGCCGTGACCTGGTCAGCGACAACCGCACCATATTCACCCACACCGGCGTATCGACTCTCGATGTGCTGGAGAATACAGCGAACGAGAGTACGCACCTGGCTAACTTCGCGAGCAGCGTGCTCAAGGACGACACCACGATTCAGGGGTACCTCCAGGCGGCCAATGCCACAGAGGCGGACAAGATCATCTCCTATGTGCGTGGCATCGACCAGTCAGGCTACCGTTCCCGCACCGCCATAATCGCCGGCGCCAGCGGTACCTGGCGCTTGGGTGATATTGTTAGTTCAACTCCCAAGATTCAGGGTAACGTGGCGCTGAACGCCTACTCTCAGAGTACTCCCACCGGCTATAACGACTCCTCCTATAAGAAATTTGCCCAGTCAAACGACTATAAAAACCGGGGCATGGCTTATGTCGGCGCCAATGACGGCATGCTGCACACGTTCCGCATGGGGGTGCTCAAGGAGTTGACCGATCCCTGCCGCGTGACGTCACCTTCCGCCGACTGCGCGGCGGACAAGTCACAGCTGAACGACTATACCGTTGACAGCAGCGGGGCGAACAGTAACACCAGGGCCGATGCCTCCGACAAATTGGGGCGGGAGGAGTGGACCTTTATTCCCCGCCAAATGCTCCCTTATCTCAAGTACCTTGCCGATCCCGATTATTCGCATCTGTTCTACGTGGATGGCGCGCAGCTCATCGTCGATGTGGCCACCAACAAGCCGGCAACCTATGATACATCCAAGTACCCCAACTGTGGCACGAACTATTGGGAGTGTCCCAAACAGACTGTCTTCAGCAATGACGTTTCCGGGGACACGACAAATAATTTGGACACATCCAATACCAGCTGGCGGACTGTTCTGATCGGCGGCACCGGTCTGGGCGGCGCGAGCAGAAACCGCGGCGGCACCGGTCTCTGCACCGGCGGCGGCAGCGACTGTGTGAAAACGCCGGTGGCCGATCTGGGATATTCCGGTTATTACGCGCTGGATATCACCAATCCCCAAGCGCCGAAGTATCTCTGGGAGTTTCCCGGCAATACGACCGCTGTGGGGAACCTGGGATTCGCCACGACCGGGCCGGTGATCATCCGTGTCGGTGACAAGAACCAAAACGGACGATGGTTCGCGGTCTTTGCCTCGGGGCCGACCGGGCCGATAGAAACAATTACCCATCAGTTCCTGGGGCGCTCCGATCAGAACCTGAAACTGTTTGTCGTGGATATCGCGACCGGGGCGCTTGTCAGGACGATTGACACGGGAATTACCAACGCGTTCGCCGGTTCCGTCTCCAACTCGGCCATTGACAATGATCGCAACAGCAGCACCAAGTCCGGATTCTATCAGGATGATGCCGCCTACATCGGCTATGTTCAGAAGGTCGATGCCAGCAATTGGACGAGAGGCGGTGTGATCAGACTGGTTACCAGGGAGAGCGTGGATCCCAGCACATGGTCCACCAGCACGGTTATTGCTGATGATCCTACCAGTAGCACCATCAATATCGGGCCTGTTACCACCGCCATAACTAAACTGCAGGACAGAGTCAACAAGAAACAGTGGCTGTACTTCGGAAGCGGCCGCTACTTTTTTAAGAATGCCACCCAGGTGGATGACGGTGACACTCAGCGCAGGCTGTTCGGAGTTACGGAACCCTGGTATAACGGTACGACGCAGAAGATCGATCCGACCATGACCGGTAGCCTCTCATTTTCCGATCTCGATGATCAGACTACATCGCCGAGTTCGGCTCTCGCCTCGGGCAAGAAGGGGTGGTACATCAATCTCGATACATCGGCACTTAACGACGGCTACTCATCCGAGAGGGTCATAACCGACCCGGTCGCATCTACAAGCGGGGTTGTTTACTTTACGACATTCCGTCCCACCTCCGATGTGTGCGGCTATGGCGGGGGTTCCTACATCTGGGCGGTGGGATATGCCACGGGAACTTCAGCGCCGGGCAATGCCATGAAGGGGAAGCTGCTGGTTCAGGTTTCCACCGGCGCCTTTGCGGAAATCTCCATGTCATCCGGTTTTACGGCAAAGGACAATCGCCGGACTACCGACATGATCCAGGGGGTTCCCCCCAAGGCCCAGGGACTCTCGATTCTGGCTAACCCCAAGCCGATTAAGAAGATCATTCACTATCAGGAAAAGTAG
- a CDS encoding type IV pilus modification PilV family protein has translation MAIHVSSNSKGFTLIEFLVAIVILMVGLLGLLQTVNYAIVHNMGNQLRQEALMLADERMNTEKARSYDMIDVVQRSFSTSRMVNGAFRSYSVSQSVTEPTSRTKQIELQIIWHYKGERYTHSVLSLISEFE, from the coding sequence ATGGCAATTCATGTGAGTTCCAATAGCAAGGGCTTTACCCTGATCGAGTTTCTGGTCGCCATCGTAATTCTGATGGTGGGGCTGCTCGGCCTGTTGCAGACGGTCAATTATGCGATCGTGCACAACATGGGAAACCAGTTGCGCCAAGAGGCGCTCATGCTGGCCGATGAAAGAATGAACACGGAGAAGGCCAGGTCCTACGACATGATCGATGTGGTCCAGCGCAGTTTTTCCACCAGCCGGATGGTAAACGGGGCCTTCCGCAGTTATTCGGTCTCCCAGAGCGTTACGGAGCCGACAAGCCGGACCAAGCAGATTGAATTGCAGATTATCTGGCACTACAAGGGAGAGCGCTACACTCATTCCGTACTGTCCCTCATTTCCGAATTTGAGTAA
- a CDS encoding pilus assembly FimT family protein, which translates to MAGKENINSSRGFSLTELIIVIFLISAVLAIATLNFSHWQRKYNIEAQVKEMLSDLTAVRQMAIQTKKRHRVTLNPKMISFRRYSSESDATGTPVFNRNLNYTIQKFSSGTLSSFSDTVIKINDRGYTESVSDHMTIAVGVGLGEPAYNCLVVHWARVNVGKINGNSCEFQ; encoded by the coding sequence ATGGCTGGAAAGGAGAATATCAATTCCTCGCGGGGCTTTTCGCTGACCGAGTTGATCATCGTGATCTTTCTGATCTCGGCTGTTCTCGCCATAGCCACTCTGAATTTCAGTCACTGGCAGAGAAAGTACAACATCGAAGCCCAGGTGAAGGAAATGCTCTCCGACCTGACCGCCGTGCGCCAGATGGCCATCCAGACCAAGAAGAGACATCGGGTGACCCTGAACCCGAAGATGATTTCGTTTCGCCGCTACAGCAGTGAATCCGATGCAACGGGCACTCCGGTGTTCAATAGGAATCTGAATTATACGATTCAGAAGTTTTCATCGGGCACCTTAAGCTCTTTTAGCGATACCGTCATCAAGATTAACGACCGAGGTTATACAGAGAGTGTTAGCGATCATATGACTATTGCAGTGGGCGTTGGCTTGGGTGAGCCTGCGTACAACTGTCTTGTTGTTCATTGGGCACGGGTTAATGTGGGGAAAATAAATGGCAATTCATGTGAGTTCCAATAG
- a CDS encoding prepilin-type N-terminal cleavage/methylation domain-containing protein, with amino-acid sequence MLNSRKGFTLVEMVVVMAVFLVVVMITADAFKTILTQVTKLTKSEESNIEGMLGLEMFRHDIQQAGFGLPYSFLSPIKYAEAGVTPANKFNDGTSTTASAVPRAVVAGDDLAAVTDSGSYNILGDTDYLVLKASSLGLNAASQKWTYMPFDDSVASSPPHIWPSGNMDSGTDRVIVMRKAFSEATYTNQLIVKDSETFSAIYDSDGFDEDDKAFRPTLKEEVYYLYGITPGSAARMPFNRADFFVAAPSDSSQRPAFCAENTGIFYKGVVNHGDGKLNYIPLLDCVADMQVVFGWDVDDGQGNEGQDGAVDTYSTPLALNNVDITVSPSAHKTRVTTALADAEKLRASLKLVKVYLLAQLGRRNPGFQSAETIRVGNVSTDGLSKVHTLTTNMRQYHWKVYRVVVSPKNLQANQ; translated from the coding sequence ATGTTGAATTCCCGAAAGGGCTTTACCCTTGTTGAGATGGTTGTCGTCATGGCGGTGTTTCTCGTCGTGGTCATGATCACCGCCGATGCTTTCAAGACCATCCTTACCCAGGTGACCAAGCTTACCAAGTCCGAGGAGAGCAATATTGAAGGAATGCTCGGGTTAGAGATGTTCCGGCATGATATCCAGCAGGCCGGTTTTGGTCTGCCCTATTCGTTCCTTTCGCCGATCAAGTACGCTGAGGCCGGCGTCACCCCAGCAAATAAATTCAATGATGGCACGAGTACAACTGCAAGCGCCGTTCCCCGTGCCGTTGTGGCTGGTGATGATCTCGCTGCTGTCACCGACTCTGGCAGTTACAATATCCTCGGTGATACGGATTACCTGGTTCTGAAAGCCTCCTCGCTGGGGCTCAATGCCGCCTCCCAGAAGTGGACTTACATGCCCTTTGACGACAGTGTTGCGAGCTCGCCCCCCCACATATGGCCTTCGGGAAACATGGACAGTGGCACTGATCGGGTGATCGTGATGCGAAAGGCTTTTTCCGAAGCCACCTACACCAATCAGCTTATTGTCAAAGACTCCGAGACGTTCTCTGCAATTTACGACAGTGACGGATTTGATGAAGATGATAAAGCCTTCAGACCAACGCTCAAGGAAGAGGTCTACTACCTCTACGGTATTACGCCAGGATCTGCAGCTCGCATGCCTTTCAATCGTGCCGACTTCTTCGTCGCCGCCCCATCGGATTCCTCGCAAAGGCCGGCCTTCTGCGCCGAGAATACCGGAATATTCTACAAGGGGGTTGTCAATCACGGGGATGGCAAACTGAACTACATCCCCCTCCTGGATTGTGTTGCCGATATGCAGGTCGTCTTTGGGTGGGATGTGGATGATGGCCAGGGCAATGAGGGGCAGGATGGCGCCGTCGACACCTACTCGACCCCTTTGGCACTCAATAACGTCGATATTACGGTTTCACCATCGGCGCACAAGACACGGGTTACCACTGCCCTGGCTGATGCCGAAAAATTGCGCGCCAGCCTCAAGCTGGTAAAGGTCTACCTGCTCGCCCAGCTTGGTCGCCGTAATCCCGGATTTCAGAGCGCCGAGACCATCAGGGTTGGAAACGTGTCCACGGATGGCCTGAGTAAAGTGCATACTCTGACGACAAACATGCGCCAGTACCACTGGAAGGTCTATCGAGTTGTGGTAAGCCCTAAAAACCTTCAGGCAAATCAGTGA
- a CDS encoding sensor histidine kinase, translated as MASIGLLAAGMAHEVGTPLAAIMGYAELLEGDGQEDAASRDYGRRISQECARIDRIVRGLLDYSRPRNSDVEAVDIPRLIADSIELMTQQGAFKGIRVNTYFEENLAPALADGHQLQQVLINLMLNSRDAMPDGGRLTVRATSEGENRAGLFREGVRVDVHDSGSGIPSEHLEYLFEPFFTTKPPGRGTGLGLAIAARIIEGFGGSIDVRSTLGRGSCFTLRLPAISKKGAR; from the coding sequence ATGGCTTCCATCGGCCTGCTGGCAGCCGGTATGGCCCACGAGGTCGGGACGCCTCTGGCCGCCATCATGGGCTATGCCGAGCTGTTGGAGGGAGATGGACAGGAGGATGCGGCGAGCCGGGACTACGGGCGCAGGATCTCCCAGGAATGCGCCCGCATCGACCGCATCGTGCGCGGCCTGCTGGACTATTCCCGCCCCAGGAACAGCGATGTCGAGGCGGTGGATATTCCCCGGCTGATCGCTGATTCCATCGAGCTGATGACCCAGCAGGGCGCGTTCAAGGGGATCAGGGTGAATACCTATTTCGAGGAGAATCTTGCCCCGGCCCTTGCCGATGGGCACCAGCTGCAACAGGTACTGATCAACCTGATGCTCAACAGTCGCGATGCCATGCCCGATGGGGGAAGGCTCACCGTGCGTGCCACAAGTGAAGGTGAGAATCGGGCCGGACTGTTCCGGGAGGGAGTACGGGTGGATGTGCATGACAGCGGCAGCGGCATCCCGTCCGAACATCTTGAGTACCTCTTCGAGCCGTTTTTCACCACCAAGCCGCCCGGTAGGGGAACCGGCCTTGGATTGGCCATTGCCGCCCGTATCATCGAGGGCTTTGGTGGCAGTATCGACGTGCGGAGCACCCTCGGCAGAGGGAGCTGCTTTACCCTCCGGCTGCCGGCCATCTCGAAAAAAGGAGCGCGATAA